Proteins encoded by one window of Geobacter sp. DSM 9736:
- a CDS encoding heavy-metal-associated domain-containing protein: MKPNLNKKTIINFVLVVAVLAVLGVLAFHVRIRPVAEYVAVLRTVGMTCGSCAGKIEKALMRLPGTAGVEVDVNGGWVLVGYDSKSAKPETFADAVNRTGFRSWLMEKMYIEDFRRIAGRDFGIKVAQSGCGGGCGGGKN; this comes from the coding sequence ATGAAGCCGAATCTGAACAAAAAGACAATAATAAATTTCGTTCTTGTTGTGGCCGTTCTCGCGGTTCTTGGTGTGCTGGCTTTTCATGTTCGCATAAGGCCGGTAGCCGAATATGTTGCGGTTCTGCGAACTGTGGGCATGACATGCGGCAGTTGTGCGGGGAAAATAGAAAAAGCTCTCATGCGATTGCCTGGGACGGCTGGAGTTGAAGTGGATGTAAATGGCGGGTGGGTCCTTGTCGGCTATGACTCTAAAAGCGCCAAGCCGGAGACTTTTGCAGACGCGGTCAACAGAACCGGCTTCAGAAGCTGGCTTATGGAAAAGATGTATATCGAGGATTTTCGCAGGATCGCCGGTCGTGATTTCGGGATCAAGGTAGCCCAGAGCGGCTGCGGTGGCGGGTGCGGCGGCGGTAAGAATTAA
- the hypA gene encoding hydrogenase maturation nickel metallochaperone HypA encodes MHELSIVQSVVDICENSVGGCPVTSVTMEIGELSGVIPEAIEFCFDACVKGTLLEGAKLVIHRIPAAGACYQCNTVFSMHTCYDPCPACGSHLVTMTVGEELRVKELEVS; translated from the coding sequence ATGCATGAATTGTCAATAGTACAGAGCGTCGTCGATATATGCGAAAACAGCGTCGGCGGGTGCCCCGTCACCTCTGTTACAATGGAAATAGGCGAGCTTTCGGGTGTAATCCCGGAAGCGATTGAGTTCTGTTTTGATGCCTGCGTTAAAGGAACCCTGCTGGAAGGGGCTAAGCTAGTGATTCACCGGATTCCCGCCGCAGGGGCATGCTACCAATGCAATACTGTCTTCTCTATGCATACCTGTTACGACCCGTGCCCGGCTTGCGGCAGTCATCTGGTCACGATGACCGTCGGCGAAGAGCTGAGGGTGAAAGAACTGGAGGTTTCCTGA
- the hypB gene encoding hydrogenase nickel incorporation protein HypB — MCITCGCSADHSHHDHSRDHHYDDGPNSHFHHHNDGSKNETKRLSIQTDVLAKNDLFARRNRRRFSDHGMFVLNLVSSPGSGKTTLLERTLNDLRVRFRSAVIEGDQQTDHDAVRIAATGAPVRQINTGAGCHLDAHMVSHAVDELSIDGLDLLFIENVGNLVCPASFDLGEQHKVAVLSVTEGEDKPLKYPHMFRAADVMLINKVDLAPHVMFDIRKCREMAWRVNPRILIFEVSALTGTGIEAWYRWIAAGVAAAKSAEPLDCSGSQMYDNRK, encoded by the coding sequence ATGTGCATCACATGCGGCTGTTCTGCCGATCACTCCCATCATGACCATTCCCGTGATCATCATTATGATGATGGCCCCAACAGCCATTTTCATCATCACAATGACGGCAGCAAGAATGAAACGAAGCGCCTCTCGATCCAGACCGATGTTCTGGCGAAGAATGACCTGTTCGCCCGCAGAAACCGCAGAAGGTTCTCAGATCACGGCATGTTCGTGCTGAATCTGGTGAGTTCGCCCGGATCGGGAAAGACGACTCTCCTGGAGAGAACGCTAAACGACCTGCGCGTGAGGTTCCGCTCCGCTGTCATCGAAGGGGATCAGCAGACGGATCACGATGCAGTCCGTATAGCAGCAACTGGAGCGCCCGTACGACAGATCAACACCGGTGCCGGCTGTCACCTTGACGCTCATATGGTTTCCCACGCAGTAGATGAATTGAGTATTGACGGTCTTGATCTGCTTTTTATCGAGAATGTGGGAAATCTGGTTTGTCCTGCTTCATTCGACCTGGGGGAGCAGCACAAGGTGGCGGTTCTGAGCGTAACAGAGGGAGAGGACAAGCCGCTCAAATACCCTCATATGTTCCGGGCCGCCGACGTGATGCTCATAAACAAGGTTGATCTGGCTCCACACGTGATGTTCGATATCCGTAAATGCCGTGAGATGGCGTGGCGTGTAAATCCACGGATACTGATTTTCGAGGTCTCGGCTCTAACCGGCACAGGGATCGAGGCCTGGTACCGGTGGATCGCGGCAGGGGTTGCGGCGGCAAAGTCCGCTGAGCCGTTAGATTGTTCAGGAAGTCAAATGTACGATAACAGGAAATAA
- a CDS encoding HD-GYP domain-containing protein has protein sequence MENKTGLNGKTFRIVGLGISVAVISGLHFLVPTEPHWNHQVHIVLRKLYFLPPVMAGAWFGLRGAFVVTSAVSILFTIHAFLDWPQNYMEQANQLGELASFWVVGLVPGYLFERQKKLLVGIAQANEETLMALVSALDLRERNTRLHSQRVKEYTLLMADRFGVSEAEKKVIGIGALLHDVGKIAVPDHILLKPSQLSKEEWKEMRRHPEEGFKLLQRIDFLRQPAEIVYTHHERFDGSGYPRGLKGEDIPLGARLFMVADVFDALTSERPYRVPLRYGEAAADIAANSGKHFDPAVVDVFQQIDPEEWVRLRERLTDADGEMPPATTSTP, from the coding sequence ATGGAAAATAAGACAGGGCTGAACGGAAAAACTTTCAGGATCGTTGGTCTGGGCATTTCGGTGGCTGTGATATCGGGGCTGCACTTCCTAGTTCCCACCGAACCGCACTGGAACCATCAGGTCCACATTGTCCTGCGCAAGCTGTATTTCCTCCCGCCTGTAATGGCTGGGGCTTGGTTCGGCCTGAGAGGAGCATTTGTCGTCACATCAGCGGTAAGCATTCTTTTCACTATCCATGCATTTCTCGACTGGCCGCAAAATTATATGGAGCAGGCGAACCAGCTAGGGGAACTTGCGAGTTTCTGGGTGGTAGGGCTTGTCCCGGGATACCTGTTCGAACGCCAGAAGAAACTTCTTGTTGGTATTGCACAAGCAAACGAAGAGACCCTCATGGCTCTCGTATCGGCTCTCGACCTGAGGGAGCGGAATACCAGGCTCCATTCTCAACGTGTCAAGGAATACACACTTCTTATGGCAGATCGATTCGGCGTTTCAGAAGCAGAAAAAAAAGTGATAGGGATCGGTGCACTTCTTCACGATGTGGGCAAGATCGCAGTTCCCGACCATATCCTGTTGAAGCCGTCCCAGCTTAGTAAAGAGGAGTGGAAAGAGATGCGCAGGCATCCGGAGGAAGGCTTCAAGCTGCTGCAGCGGATCGACTTTCTGCGACAGCCCGCAGAAATAGTATATACGCACCATGAACGTTTTGATGGCAGTGGCTATCCCAGAGGGCTCAAAGGTGAAGATATCCCATTGGGAGCAAGGCTATTCATGGTCGCCGATGTCTTTGACGCTCTGACCTCGGAACGGCCGTATCGTGTTCCTTTGCGGTATGGGGAGGCGGCAGCGGATATTGCCGCAAACAGCGGCAAACATTTTGACCCTGCGGTGGTCGATGTCTTCCAGCAGATAGATCCCGAAGAATGGGTGCGTCTTCGAGAGCGGCTTACAGATGCCGATGGTGAAATGCCGCCTGCGACGACTTCCACTCCGTAA
- a CDS encoding nickel-dependent hydrogenase large subunit, giving the protein MGSIITIDPVTRIEGHLKVKVDLNDNKKVQKSYMTGNLYRDFENILKGRKPWDAVHITQRICGVCPISHAITATKAAERMAGFVPDHQALLIRAIIQSAYFISDHILHFYHLNLLDYICPPDIAPLRPAYNRDMRFSADQTEKLVNNYVEALKIRRQAQEVVAILAGRMPHVMSIVPGGVTQAPSHEQIHAIKGYLPAIMDFVLNKYYPDAHLLSQVYADYFRIGKGIGNLLCFSAFDLPHGEAVFRQGLFTAMERESLSLHDIREFVRYAYYSSPTGLHPSHGETTPSYGRSPGYTWLKAPRHRGRPYETGPLARMTVNGYYRGGCSAMDRILARAEETKLLAERLPLWVHALVPDAVSYTDLALPPSGTGVGLTEAPRGALGHWMECSSGGMISRYQIITPTCWNASPRDDNGVPGPIEQALVGTYVEDMNQPIELLRIIHSFDPCTSCSVH; this is encoded by the coding sequence ATGGGCAGCATTATCACGATCGATCCCGTGACGAGGATAGAGGGCCATCTCAAGGTAAAGGTGGACCTCAACGACAACAAGAAAGTGCAAAAGTCGTACATGACGGGGAACCTGTATCGGGATTTCGAGAACATCCTTAAGGGAAGAAAGCCGTGGGACGCCGTACATATAACTCAGAGAATCTGCGGCGTCTGCCCCATTTCACACGCCATAACAGCCACCAAGGCAGCGGAGCGGATGGCAGGGTTCGTCCCAGACCATCAGGCACTCCTGATAAGGGCGATTATTCAAAGCGCATATTTCATCTCCGACCACATCCTGCACTTCTATCACCTGAACCTTCTCGACTACATTTGCCCCCCGGACATCGCTCCGCTGCGGCCTGCATACAATCGTGACATGCGATTCAGCGCGGACCAGACCGAAAAGCTCGTGAACAACTACGTCGAAGCGCTGAAAATACGTCGGCAAGCTCAGGAGGTAGTGGCAATCCTGGCCGGGCGGATGCCGCATGTCATGAGCATTGTTCCGGGAGGTGTGACTCAGGCGCCCTCACATGAGCAGATTCATGCTATCAAGGGATATCTTCCGGCCATTATGGACTTCGTCCTCAACAAGTATTATCCCGACGCACATCTCCTTTCCCAGGTCTATGCCGACTACTTCAGGATCGGAAAAGGAATCGGGAATCTTCTCTGCTTTTCCGCATTCGATCTGCCGCATGGAGAGGCGGTCTTCCGCCAGGGGTTGTTTACCGCCATGGAGAGGGAGTCGCTGAGCTTGCACGATATAAGGGAATTCGTGCGGTATGCATACTACTCAAGCCCTACCGGACTTCATCCCAGTCATGGTGAGACAACACCATCGTATGGAAGATCCCCCGGCTATACTTGGTTGAAGGCGCCGCGGCACCGCGGGAGGCCCTACGAAACGGGTCCCTTGGCCAGAATGACGGTCAATGGCTACTACCGGGGTGGCTGTTCCGCCATGGATCGGATCCTGGCAAGGGCGGAGGAGACGAAACTGCTTGCGGAACGCCTTCCGCTGTGGGTTCATGCTCTGGTTCCCGATGCGGTTTCCTACACGGATCTCGCGCTTCCTCCATCCGGAACCGGAGTCGGACTTACCGAGGCCCCACGGGGCGCATTGGGGCATTGGATGGAATGTTCTTCCGGAGGGATGATTTCCCGCTACCAGATAATTACTCCCACCTGCTGGAATGCGTCGCCCCGTGACGACAACGGTGTTCCGGGACCCATTGAGCAGGCACTGGTTGGCACCTATGTGGAAGATATGAACCAACCCATTGAGCTCTTGCGTATTATCCACTCTTTCGACCCATGTACAAGTTGCTCAGTCCACTAG
- a CDS encoding FtsX-like permease family protein: MKLHNISLNNLRRRKAKMAFLTIGLMVGIATIVTLITLTESMSQDIGRKMDEFGANILITPKSEDLAMSYGGISLGQVSFDQREIREEDLAKIKSIKNSRNILSVSPKVLGAAKLKDKNVLLVGVRFEDELKMKQWWQIFGDAPKADDEVLLGSTTADTLHLSSGDTIEIGGNTLKVAGILEQTGSQDDSLVFAPLATAQKILGKQGKITLVEVAALCAGCPIGDMVVQIAEKLPDAKVNAIQQVVESRLKTLDQFKRFSYGVSGVVIFIGSLIVFVTMMGSVNERTTEIGVFRAIGFRKSHIMRIILLEAALVSLLAGIFGYLSGMGAAKLALPFMAESKNAALVWDSLVASGSISIAVTIGLLASLYPALHASRMDPTEALRAL, from the coding sequence ATGAAACTTCACAATATTTCACTGAACAACCTGCGACGCAGAAAAGCCAAAATGGCGTTCCTCACTATCGGTCTCATGGTAGGCATTGCCACGATAGTTACCCTCATTACTCTGACCGAGTCGATGTCCCAGGACATAGGCCGAAAAATGGACGAATTCGGCGCCAATATCCTGATTACACCGAAAAGCGAAGATCTGGCGATGAGCTACGGCGGGATCAGTTTAGGCCAGGTCAGCTTCGATCAGCGGGAGATCAGGGAAGAGGATCTGGCAAAGATAAAGAGCATAAAGAACAGCCGGAACATTCTTTCTGTTTCACCAAAAGTGCTCGGCGCTGCGAAGCTAAAGGATAAAAACGTCCTTCTTGTCGGGGTCCGCTTCGAGGACGAGCTGAAGATGAAGCAGTGGTGGCAGATTTTCGGAGATGCTCCGAAAGCCGATGACGAGGTTCTTCTGGGCAGCACGACAGCCGATACGCTTCACCTCTCCTCGGGCGACACGATTGAGATTGGCGGCAACACGCTGAAGGTTGCAGGAATCCTGGAGCAGACGGGGTCCCAGGATGATTCACTGGTCTTCGCTCCCCTGGCGACGGCACAAAAGATCCTTGGCAAGCAAGGGAAGATTACACTTGTCGAAGTGGCCGCTCTGTGCGCCGGGTGCCCAATTGGCGATATGGTGGTGCAGATCGCTGAAAAGCTTCCCGATGCGAAAGTTAACGCGATCCAGCAGGTGGTGGAGTCACGACTAAAGACTCTCGATCAGTTCAAACGGTTTTCGTACGGAGTATCCGGTGTGGTGATATTCATCGGCTCGCTGATCGTGTTCGTGACCATGATGGGAAGTGTGAATGAGCGGACTACCGAAATAGGTGTCTTTCGAGCCATAGGTTTCCGCAAGAGCCACATCATGAGGATCATCCTATTGGAAGCTGCACTGGTAAGCCTCTTGGCCGGAATATTCGGGTACCTGTCTGGAATGGGGGCGGCTAAGCTGGCTCTGCCATTTATGGCCGAATCAAAGAATGCCGCACTGGTTTGGGATTCATTGGTGGCATCAGGCTCAATTAGTATTGCTGTAACTATTGGCTTGCTCGCAAGCCTGTATCCTGCGCTCCATGCAAGCCGCATGGATCCAACCGAAGCGCTTCGGGCGTTGTAA
- a CDS encoding multicopper oxidase family protein, with product MKRRDFIKLAGLGAASMMIPRPLFAMGDTTGGNLDPRTAGGFLNPLRLPGQQGGILGYLQPHQKFTIRATTAQAPVLPGKSSNLLVYGVTDGCTNYVNPILRVRKGDRIAPLLKNDLNEDTIIHWHGLIVDSKNDGIPSDAIKGGESYQYDFTVQNRGGTYWYHPHPYQLTSAQAYLGMASFFIVEDKDEMRLRHALDLEPGVTDIPLVLQDKRFDADGNIVYNPSESEWFMGFLGDTILANLTVKPYLDVASRIYRFRLLNGSNSRIYRLAFTTMEGKQEFHLIGTDGGLLDRPQAINELFLAPGERADVLLDLSDFSPGESLFLKSLSFDPMDNEGMADGMGTEPMTGLANGEEFYILKLNVKRWHQGHGGRIPKKLSVLEPIDVSGAMMRPITLAQAGMGVMKWAINGEMFDLNNISFSVERNSVEIWEIMNEMMSMPHPMHIHGFQFQVIDRLNSPQQAASLAVDDGRLPTDIGWKDTVLIWPGETVRIAIDFSTNAPGQQKYVFHCHNLEHEDEGMMINYTVI from the coding sequence ATGAAACGAAGGGACTTCATCAAATTGGCAGGACTAGGTGCAGCTTCCATGATGATTCCCCGGCCTCTTTTTGCCATGGGGGACACCACCGGAGGAAACCTCGATCCACGTACTGCAGGAGGATTTTTAAACCCGTTGCGCCTTCCCGGGCAGCAGGGCGGCATCCTTGGGTACCTTCAGCCTCACCAGAAATTCACAATCCGCGCCACGACTGCACAGGCGCCGGTTCTCCCCGGAAAATCTTCCAATCTTCTCGTTTATGGAGTAACCGACGGCTGCACCAACTATGTTAATCCGATCCTGAGAGTCAGGAAAGGGGACAGAATAGCTCCGCTTCTTAAGAATGATCTGAATGAAGATACCATAATTCACTGGCATGGACTCATTGTCGACTCGAAGAACGACGGTATCCCATCGGATGCGATCAAGGGGGGCGAGAGCTACCAATACGACTTTACCGTCCAAAACCGGGGCGGGACCTACTGGTACCACCCGCATCCCTATCAGCTCACCTCTGCCCAGGCGTATCTCGGCATGGCAAGCTTCTTCATCGTGGAGGACAAGGACGAGATGCGGCTGCGGCACGCACTCGACCTGGAACCCGGCGTGACGGACATACCGCTCGTCCTCCAGGACAAGCGTTTCGACGCTGACGGGAACATCGTCTACAACCCCAGCGAGTCCGAGTGGTTCATGGGCTTCCTCGGCGACACAATACTCGCGAACCTGACGGTAAAGCCGTACTTGGACGTAGCCTCCCGTATATACCGTTTCCGGTTGCTCAACGGATCAAATTCGAGGATATACCGCCTCGCCTTCACCACCATGGAAGGAAAACAAGAGTTCCACCTGATAGGGACCGACGGGGGGCTCCTCGACCGGCCTCAGGCAATCAACGAGCTCTTCCTTGCTCCAGGGGAGCGGGCTGACGTGCTCCTCGACCTATCCGATTTCAGCCCGGGCGAATCGCTTTTCCTGAAGAGCCTTTCCTTTGATCCGATGGACAACGAAGGAATGGCTGACGGCATGGGAACGGAGCCGATGACCGGGCTCGCCAACGGCGAAGAGTTTTACATCCTCAAATTGAACGTGAAACGCTGGCACCAAGGGCATGGGGGCCGGATCCCGAAGAAACTCTCAGTGCTGGAGCCCATCGATGTCTCCGGCGCCATGATGCGACCCATCACGCTGGCTCAGGCGGGCATGGGCGTAATGAAGTGGGCCATCAACGGCGAGATGTTCGACCTCAACAACATCTCTTTTTCCGTTGAGCGCAACAGTGTCGAGATCTGGGAGATCATGAACGAGATGATGAGCATGCCGCACCCGATGCACATCCACGGCTTCCAGTTCCAGGTCATTGACAGGCTGAACAGCCCACAGCAGGCTGCAAGCCTGGCGGTGGACGACGGGAGGCTTCCTACCGACATTGGCTGGAAGGACACTGTCCTTATCTGGCCCGGCGAAACCGTTCGCATAGCCATCGATTTCTCCACTAATGCCCCCGGACAGCAGAAATACGTTTTCCACTGCCACAATCTGGAACATGAAGATGAGGGGATGATGATCAATTACACAGTCATCTAG
- a CDS encoding HD-GYP domain-containing protein, translated as MSDESGKTKAAILIFLIFVITFFHFSIPTEDHTSHMVHIILRKLYFLPPVMAAAWFGLKGATLVTSVISVAFLSHAVLDWPGDYMEQANQFGELATFWVVGLVPGVLFDRQKALLQDLAKSQEETLLALVSSLDLRGKNTPLHSQRVREYTVLLAERAGVSEKEKKSISLGALLHDVGKISVPDTLFLKHAGYSPEELKIFRAHPEKGYRLLQKIGFLRDAAEIVLTHQERYDGSGYPRGLKGEEIPWGARLFMVAEIFDELTGYHAGLDYDHATEMIRKKSGSWLDPAAVEIFINITPAEWERVRNQYPPT; from the coding sequence ATGAGTGACGAAAGCGGAAAGACAAAAGCTGCAATTCTCATCTTTTTGATATTCGTTATCACTTTTTTTCATTTCTCCATCCCCACCGAAGATCATACTTCCCACATGGTTCACATCATTCTGCGAAAGTTGTATTTTCTTCCGCCTGTGATGGCAGCGGCATGGTTTGGTCTGAAGGGAGCCACACTCGTCACATCGGTCATCAGTGTGGCGTTTCTGTCTCATGCCGTTCTGGATTGGCCCGGTGATTATATGGAGCAGGCAAATCAGTTCGGGGAATTGGCGACCTTCTGGGTAGTTGGACTTGTTCCGGGTGTTCTGTTTGACCGCCAGAAGGCTTTACTGCAAGACCTTGCAAAATCTCAGGAAGAGACGCTTCTGGCTCTGGTTTCAAGCCTCGACCTGAGGGGAAAAAATACTCCCCTCCATTCCCAGCGGGTAAGGGAATACACCGTGCTTTTAGCGGAACGAGCCGGCGTGTCTGAAAAGGAGAAGAAATCAATAAGCCTTGGTGCTCTCTTGCACGATGTAGGCAAGATTTCCGTTCCTGACACCCTATTTCTAAAGCATGCCGGCTATTCCCCGGAAGAGTTGAAAATATTTCGTGCACATCCGGAGAAGGGATACAGGCTATTGCAGAAGATCGGCTTTCTTCGCGATGCAGCGGAAATCGTCCTTACCCACCAGGAAAGATATGACGGCAGCGGATATCCCAGGGGCCTGAAAGGTGAAGAAATACCATGGGGAGCCAGGCTTTTCATGGTTGCGGAGATTTTTGATGAGTTGACCGGATATCATGCCGGCCTTGATTACGATCACGCCACCGAAATGATAAGAAAAAAAAGCGGTTCCTGGCTCGATCCCGCTGCCGTGGAGATTTTTATTAATATCACACCTGCTGAATGGGAAAGAGTTCGTAATCAATATCCTCCGACTTGA
- a CDS encoding heavy-metal-associated domain-containing protein produces MHISKKVSWFVVTGMAVLMFFAAVCFGAAQTADTVTVLKAEKLSCGSCAAKITKALEAQQGVASVDVDIEAGKVTVWHASKAIDAERLASVVTDAGYPSGVYKTADKEAFEKETGKAAAVKQSFGSGCGCCNQGSK; encoded by the coding sequence ATGCATATTTCAAAGAAGGTGAGCTGGTTTGTGGTAACCGGGATGGCAGTACTTATGTTCTTTGCGGCCGTTTGTTTTGGGGCTGCACAGACGGCAGACACGGTAACGGTTCTGAAAGCCGAGAAACTCTCCTGCGGCAGCTGTGCAGCGAAAATCACAAAAGCCCTTGAGGCGCAGCAGGGCGTTGCATCTGTTGACGTCGACATTGAAGCGGGAAAGGTAACGGTATGGCATGCTTCAAAAGCAATCGATGCCGAACGATTGGCGTCGGTTGTCACTGACGCCGGTTATCCGAGTGGTGTTTATAAAACCGCCGATAAAGAAGCATTCGAGAAGGAAACGGGTAAGGCCGCAGCCGTGAAGCAGAGTTTCGGCAGCGGATGCGGCTGTTGCAATCAGGGCAGCAAGTAA
- a CDS encoding cytochrome c — MNVVNARSICSIIVAAALGLPAASLLVIYSGFYNVAATSEHWTITKAVMQITMERSVVFHARNFKAPSYPLSKADGFSGYNEMCAGCHGAPGVDPGEVGKGLNPRPPDLAVAAKKLKPSEIYWVVENGIRMTGMPAFGPTHSEKELWSVTAFVKGLPELSASEYRGLKQSLNGSHHHIRGDMKH, encoded by the coding sequence ATGAACGTGGTTAATGCAAGATCCATCTGCAGCATAATTGTCGCGGCCGCCTTGGGTCTGCCGGCGGCGAGTCTCCTCGTCATCTATTCCGGCTTCTACAATGTAGCCGCGACAAGCGAGCATTGGACAATCACAAAGGCAGTCATGCAGATTACTATGGAGCGTTCAGTAGTCTTTCATGCGAGAAACTTCAAAGCCCCCTCGTATCCACTCTCAAAAGCAGATGGATTTTCGGGTTACAATGAAATGTGCGCCGGATGCCACGGAGCGCCGGGTGTAGATCCCGGTGAAGTCGGAAAAGGGCTGAACCCAAGACCCCCTGATCTTGCAGTTGCCGCAAAAAAGTTAAAACCCTCGGAAATCTACTGGGTTGTCGAGAACGGGATAAGAATGACCGGTATGCCCGCGTTCGGTCCAACACATTCCGAAAAAGAGCTCTGGTCCGTCACAGCTTTCGTGAAGGGGCTTCCTGAGCTGTCTGCATCGGAATACAGAGGGCTGAAGCAATCGTTGAATGGGAGTCATCATCACATTCGTGGCGATATGAAGCACTGA
- a CDS encoding hydrogenase small subunit, whose amino-acid sequence MIISRRTFLKLATAAASLGLTGVDLFRLREVFASGTAPPVIWLQGAVCTGCSISLLNSTAPAIDDILFNTISLEYHPNLMTAAGEPAIATLTGAAEAHDGEFILCVEGGIPTSIDGRYSIIGERNGEPWTMLDAVMELGCKAKYVLAVGTCASFGGVVKPSEYTGVRRLAEVLQGSTTSPVINLPACPVNPIVLVGTLVRLLTSGMPPLDSWGRPADYYGTTVHHICPRLTTPMVSQIGVFGCYEHVGCKGPHTSFTCPNLKWNNGVNWCIDKTNSLCIGCSSPNFPSTPFYGKLEEIMPCCVTCEQCSTCVDCSKCANLGSCTDCVDCSNCSVCADCSNEEKCPDCANAALCADCPSNEQCACYAGAGAAAPQVISEPPVTPEPQPEHQH is encoded by the coding sequence ATGATCATTTCCCGTCGCACATTCCTCAAACTGGCAACGGCAGCCGCTTCACTCGGCCTAACCGGCGTCGATCTTTTCAGGCTCCGGGAGGTGTTTGCAAGCGGCACCGCGCCTCCCGTTATCTGGCTCCAGGGGGCCGTTTGCACCGGGTGCAGTATTTCGCTGTTGAACTCGACGGCGCCGGCGATTGATGACATCCTCTTCAATACAATCAGTCTTGAATACCACCCCAATCTCATGACAGCAGCCGGTGAACCGGCCATTGCTACGCTGACCGGTGCAGCCGAAGCCCATGACGGGGAATTCATCCTATGCGTCGAGGGGGGCATTCCCACGAGCATCGATGGGCGTTATTCGATTATCGGCGAGAGGAACGGCGAGCCCTGGACGATGCTCGATGCCGTTATGGAGTTAGGGTGCAAGGCGAAATATGTGCTGGCGGTCGGTACCTGCGCATCATTCGGCGGAGTCGTGAAGCCGTCTGAATATACCGGAGTGCGGAGACTTGCAGAGGTGCTTCAGGGAAGCACAACCAGCCCGGTGATCAATCTGCCGGCCTGTCCCGTCAATCCGATCGTTCTTGTGGGAACGCTTGTCCGTCTGCTGACTTCCGGGATGCCGCCGCTGGACTCATGGGGACGACCTGCCGACTATTATGGAACCACGGTACACCATATCTGTCCGCGTCTTACCACTCCCATGGTTAGCCAGATCGGCGTCTTCGGCTGTTACGAGCATGTCGGCTGCAAAGGTCCCCACACCAGTTTCACCTGCCCCAATCTGAAGTGGAACAATGGCGTCAACTGGTGCATCGACAAGACCAACAGTCTCTGCATCGGCTGCTCGTCCCCGAATTTCCCCAGCACCCCTTTCTACGGCAAGCTTGAGGAAATCATGCCCTGCTGCGTTACCTGCGAGCAGTGCAGCACCTGCGTTGACTGCTCCAAGTGCGCCAATCTCGGGAGCTGTACCGACTGCGTGGATTGTTCCAACTGTTCCGTCTGCGCGGACTGCAGCAATGAGGAGAAGTGTCCGGACTGCGCAAACGCTGCGCTCTGTGCCGACTGCCCGTCAAACGAGCAGTGCGCCTGCTATGCAGGTGCCGGTGCCGCTGCCCCTCAAGTGATCAGTGAGCCGCCTGTTACGCCGGAACCTCAGCCTGAACACCAACACTAA
- a CDS encoding DUF2318 domain-containing protein, whose protein sequence is MGKAARKRNQVCEETTAKNSKQPTAKTGLRWSLLAVAFLLAGVATVFALNIPGLSKSQKVKPVNGLVTVPVAKVSDGSAHFYRISDGGKEIGFFIVKGSDGQLHTAFDSCDVCFRDKKGYVQDGDSMLCKNCGKKFLVNRIGPHSVGGCNPAYLPGTNDGRNVTFKIEDLKQGARYF, encoded by the coding sequence ATGGGAAAGGCAGCACGAAAAAGAAATCAGGTATGTGAAGAAACGACAGCAAAAAACAGCAAGCAACCCACTGCCAAGACTGGTCTGCGATGGAGTCTCTTGGCTGTGGCATTCCTCCTCGCCGGAGTAGCTACCGTCTTCGCCCTTAACATTCCGGGGTTATCGAAATCCCAGAAGGTAAAGCCGGTGAACGGATTGGTCACCGTTCCGGTTGCCAAAGTTTCTGACGGCAGCGCTCATTTTTACCGGATCAGTGACGGCGGCAAAGAAATTGGGTTCTTCATCGTGAAGGGGAGCGACGGACAGCTCCATACCGCCTTCGATTCCTGCGACGTCTGTTTCAGGGATAAGAAAGGGTATGTCCAAGATGGGGATTCGATGCTGTGCAAGAACTGCGGGAAGAAATTCCTGGTAAATCGGATCGGCCCGCATTCAGTCGGCGGCTGCAATCCTGCGTATCTTCCCGGCACCAATGATGGCCGCAATGTCACTTTTAAAATCGAAGACCTGAAGCAGGGTGCACGTTACTTCTAG